Proteins from a genomic interval of Kitasatospora kifunensis:
- a CDS encoding NAD(P)/FAD-dependent oxidoreductase, translating into MFTRPSHDVVVIGAGVVGAACAYYAARAGLSVGVVDRGPVAGGTTGAGEGNLLLSDKAPGPELDLARLSARLWRELAEELPAAIEYEAKGGLVVAAEPAGQQALRAFAASQAAAGVRTEEIGPERLADYEPHLAPGLASGFHYPEDAQVQPALAAAHLLREARRAGAELYLGERVEALLLDPVLGGSGVRGVRTHRRELAAGAVVNAAGTWGGEVATLAGVCLPVLPRRGFVLVTEPLPRVVRHKVYAADYVADVASGSAALQSSAVVEGTPAGPVLIGATRERVGFDRSVSIEALRRLAGEAAALFPVLADVRVLRAYRGFRPYLPDHLPAIGADPRAPGLYHACGHEGAGIGLAPATGLLIVDQLTGRRAADRAGVDLAAFRPERFDEPERFDEPERFDEPERFDE; encoded by the coding sequence GTGTTCACGAGACCATCCCACGACGTCGTGGTGATCGGCGCCGGCGTCGTCGGCGCCGCCTGCGCGTACTACGCGGCCCGGGCCGGCCTGTCGGTCGGCGTGGTCGACCGCGGCCCGGTGGCGGGCGGGACGACCGGCGCGGGGGAGGGCAACCTGCTGCTCTCCGACAAGGCGCCGGGTCCCGAGCTCGACCTCGCCCGGCTCTCCGCCCGGCTCTGGCGTGAGCTGGCCGAGGAACTGCCGGCGGCGATCGAGTACGAGGCCAAGGGCGGCCTGGTGGTCGCCGCCGAGCCGGCCGGCCAGCAGGCGCTGCGCGCGTTCGCGGCCTCGCAAGCGGCTGCCGGGGTGCGTACCGAGGAGATCGGCCCCGAGCGGTTGGCCGACTACGAGCCGCACCTGGCGCCCGGGCTGGCCAGCGGCTTCCACTACCCCGAGGACGCCCAGGTGCAGCCCGCGCTGGCCGCCGCGCACCTGCTGCGCGAGGCCCGTCGGGCCGGTGCCGAGCTTTACCTCGGCGAACGGGTCGAGGCCCTGCTGCTCGACCCGGTGCTCGGCGGCTCCGGCGTGCGCGGCGTGCGTACGCACCGGCGCGAGCTGGCGGCCGGTGCGGTGGTCAACGCGGCCGGCACGTGGGGCGGGGAGGTGGCCACGCTCGCCGGGGTGTGCCTGCCGGTGCTGCCCCGGCGCGGGTTCGTGCTGGTCACCGAGCCGCTGCCGCGGGTGGTGCGACACAAGGTCTATGCCGCCGACTACGTGGCGGACGTGGCCAGCGGGTCGGCCGCACTGCAGTCCTCCGCCGTGGTGGAGGGCACCCCGGCCGGACCGGTGCTGATCGGCGCCACCCGGGAGCGGGTCGGCTTCGACCGGAGCGTCAGCATCGAGGCGCTGCGGCGACTGGCCGGGGAGGCCGCCGCACTCTTCCCGGTGCTGGCCGACGTCCGGGTGCTGCGCGCCTACCGCGGGTTTCGCCCCTACCTGCCGGACCACCTGCCCGCGATCGGCGCCGACCCCCGTGCGCCCGGCCTCTACCACGCCTGCGGCCACGAGGGTGCGGGCATCGGCCTGGCACCGGCCACCGGACTGCTGATCGTCGACCAGTTGACCGGGCGTCGGGCGGCGGATCGCGCGGGGGTCGACCTCGCGGCGTTCCGGCCCGAGCGCTTCGATGAGCCCGAGCGCTTCGATGAGCCCGAGCGCTTCGATGAGCCCGAGCGATTCGACGAGTGA
- a CDS encoding aldehyde dehydrogenase family protein has protein sequence MSTTVTSRNPADPADLVIEVQAPGAFGTTAAVERARVAQADWLAAGAAARSAALGRAAEAVEAHAAELAVLAVREVGKPLAEAQGEVARTVAILRYYAQAPYAPSGAVHETAAGPGLLLTRRRPYGVAGLITPWNFPFAIPVWKAAPALAVGNTVVLKPAPEASACALRLAELLALPTDVLTVVPGGAAEGAALVSAADVLSFTGSTGTGQAVVRAATERSVPVQAELGGVNAAIVLPTADIEQAAAHLAFAIAGYAGQKCTATSRVIAVGAALQPLRAALAKALAAVECGPVISQAARERLTEAVSSAVAGGAQVLTGGQLPERNGWFVEPTLLAQVPDGHPLLTEEFFGPVAVLLAAADLDEAIELANATRHSLAASVHTRDLDVALAAADRLAAGMIRINAPSSGVDFHLPFGGTQEASHGGREQGAAALDFYTASRTISLLPAGEER, from the coding sequence GTGAGCACCACCGTCACCTCCCGCAACCCCGCCGACCCCGCCGACCTGGTGATCGAGGTCCAGGCCCCCGGAGCCTTCGGTACCACCGCCGCCGTCGAGCGGGCCCGGGTCGCGCAGGCCGACTGGCTGGCGGCCGGCGCCGCGGCTCGCTCGGCCGCGCTCGGGCGTGCTGCCGAGGCCGTCGAGGCGCACGCCGCGGAGCTGGCCGTGCTCGCGGTGCGGGAGGTGGGCAAGCCGCTCGCCGAGGCGCAGGGGGAGGTGGCCAGGACGGTCGCCATCCTGCGCTACTACGCGCAGGCGCCCTACGCGCCCTCCGGTGCCGTGCACGAGACCGCCGCCGGGCCCGGACTGCTGCTCACCCGCCGGCGCCCGTACGGGGTGGCCGGGCTGATCACGCCCTGGAACTTCCCGTTCGCCATCCCCGTCTGGAAGGCCGCGCCCGCGCTGGCCGTCGGCAACACCGTGGTGCTCAAGCCGGCGCCCGAGGCGAGCGCCTGCGCGTTGCGGCTGGCCGAGCTGCTCGCGCTGCCCACGGACGTGCTGACCGTGGTGCCGGGTGGCGCGGCGGAGGGGGCGGCGCTGGTCTCCGCCGCCGATGTGCTCTCCTTCACCGGCTCCACCGGCACCGGGCAGGCCGTGGTCCGCGCCGCCACCGAGCGCTCGGTGCCGGTGCAGGCCGAACTGGGCGGCGTGAACGCGGCGATCGTGCTGCCGACGGCCGACATCGAGCAGGCCGCCGCCCACCTGGCCTTCGCCATCGCGGGGTACGCGGGCCAGAAGTGCACCGCCACCAGCCGGGTGATCGCGGTGGGCGCGGCACTCCAACCGCTGCGCGCGGCGCTGGCCAAGGCGCTGGCGGCGGTGGAGTGCGGGCCGGTGATCTCGCAGGCGGCGCGGGAGCGGCTGACCGAGGCGGTCTCCTCGGCGGTGGCAGGCGGCGCGCAGGTGCTGACCGGTGGCCAACTGCCGGAGCGGAATGGCTGGTTCGTGGAACCGACGCTGCTGGCGCAGGTGCCTGACGGGCATCCGCTGCTGACCGAGGAGTTCTTCGGGCCGGTCGCGGTGCTGCTGGCCGCCGCCGATCTGGACGAGGCGATCGAGCTGGCCAACGCCACCCGGCACAGCCTGGCCGCCTCCGTGCACACGCGGGACCTGGACGTCGCGCTGGCGGCGGCCGACCGGTTGGCGGCCGGGATGATCCGGATCAACGCACCGTCCAGCGGGGTCGATTTCCACCTGCCGTTCGGCGGCACCCAGGAGGCTTCGCACGGCGGGCGGGAGCAGGGGGCGGCGGCGCTGGACTTCTACACCGCGAGCCGCACCATCTCACTGCTGCCGGCGGGGGAGGAGCGATGA
- a CDS encoding twin-arginine translocase TatA/TatE family subunit, whose protein sequence is MGRVLAFLVIILMAAVFFGGKRLPDLARSLGRSLRILKSETAALREEFEKEAKQPVEPPVVADSALTIKAAPGDASTARPATEQRTGRAR, encoded by the coding sequence ATGGGCAGGGTCCTGGCATTCCTGGTGATCATCCTGATGGCGGCGGTCTTCTTCGGCGGCAAGCGGCTGCCCGATCTGGCCCGTTCACTGGGGCGTTCGCTGCGCATTCTGAAGAGCGAGACCGCGGCCCTGCGCGAGGAGTTCGAGAAGGAAGCGAAGCAGCCGGTCGAGCCGCCCGTGGTGGCCGACTCGGCGTTGACCATCAAGGCCGCACCCGGTGATGCCTCCACCGCGCGGCCGGCCACCGAGCAGCGAACCGGTCGCGCGCGTTGA
- a CDS encoding helix-turn-helix transcriptional regulator: MSNAIDQTRRMLSLVTYLRERPGAEVAEVARAFGITERELIADLNVLPMCGTSFRGGDLLDIDTDGERIWWHNVDDVAQPLRLAADEATALLVAARAVAGLPGLRERDRKALTRAVAKIENAAGDSAEGSARVGVTFEAEGQVFADIDRALSEGRRIWLRYYSHGRGGMTEREVDPIRLLTEGHTYLDGWCRTSEDRRLFRLDRVAEIKVLDEPADPPRLERRDLSQGLVTPAADDPEVVVEVGPGGRWVAEYYTHDLAEELPDGGLRITLRSSDPSGLRTLALRLGRDGRIVAPAPLAEQAKAAALAALAGYPEQP; the protein is encoded by the coding sequence GTGAGCAACGCCATCGACCAGACCCGGCGGATGCTCTCGCTGGTCACCTACCTGCGCGAGCGCCCCGGCGCCGAGGTGGCCGAGGTGGCCCGGGCCTTCGGGATCACCGAGCGCGAGCTGATCGCCGATCTGAACGTGCTGCCGATGTGCGGCACCAGTTTCCGCGGCGGCGACCTGCTGGACATCGACACCGACGGCGAGCGGATCTGGTGGCACAACGTCGACGACGTGGCCCAGCCGCTGCGGCTGGCTGCCGACGAGGCCACCGCGCTGCTGGTGGCCGCCCGGGCGGTGGCCGGCCTGCCGGGCCTGCGTGAGCGGGACCGCAAGGCGCTCACCCGGGCGGTCGCCAAGATCGAGAACGCGGCGGGGGACAGCGCCGAGGGCAGCGCCCGGGTCGGGGTGACCTTCGAGGCCGAGGGCCAGGTCTTCGCCGACATCGACCGTGCGCTCAGCGAGGGCCGGCGGATCTGGCTGCGCTACTACTCGCACGGGCGCGGCGGCATGACCGAGCGCGAGGTGGACCCGATCCGGCTGCTGACGGAGGGGCACACCTACCTGGACGGCTGGTGCCGCACCTCCGAGGACCGCCGGCTCTTCCGGCTGGACCGGGTCGCCGAGATCAAGGTCCTCGACGAGCCGGCCGACCCGCCCAGGCTGGAGCGGCGGGACCTCTCCCAGGGCCTGGTCACTCCGGCCGCCGACGACCCCGAGGTGGTGGTCGAGGTCGGACCGGGCGGCCGCTGGGTGGCCGAGTACTACACCCACGACCTGGCCGAGGAGCTGCCGGACGGCGGCCTGCGGATCACCCTGCGCAGCTCCGACCCCTCGGGTCTGCGCACGCTGGCGCTGCGACTGGGCCGGGACGGACGGATCGTGGCGCCCGCGCCACTGGCCGAGCAGGCCAAGGCCGCCGCGCTGGCGGCGCTGGCCGGCTACCCGGAGCAGCCGTGA
- a CDS encoding helix-turn-helix transcriptional regulator, whose protein sequence is MAIAKAERLMNLALCLMNTRRPLSKRELRESVEAYREAWQSGSEDAFNRMFERDKDDLRELGLVIDVDENTLDGEAGYLARRDRNRLPEIALDAEEAAALSLAAKVWQQARLSGAASGALQKLRAAGVPFTEDGVEGRTALEPYIPAREAAFEPLLLAARDRRPVAFDYRKAGAAATEPRSVEPWALECWRGHWYLAGWDRDRAAVRVFRLSRITGKVRSRSAAFTAPVPEHVDVRAYVATFAGEGATASATVRLRRGAGFPLRTKALATRQLDADWDELEIPYGHGLGANLAEYGPDLVVLAPEELRAEVIDRLRAVAGLAPAAGQSGPADSTVEAAEGA, encoded by the coding sequence ATGGCGATCGCCAAGGCAGAGCGGCTGATGAACCTCGCCCTGTGCCTGATGAACACCAGAAGGCCGCTCTCCAAGCGCGAGCTGCGGGAGTCCGTCGAGGCCTATCGGGAGGCCTGGCAGTCCGGCAGCGAGGACGCGTTCAACCGGATGTTCGAGCGGGACAAGGATGACCTGCGCGAGCTGGGCCTGGTGATCGACGTCGACGAGAACACCCTGGACGGCGAGGCCGGCTACCTGGCTCGCCGTGACCGCAACCGGCTGCCCGAGATCGCGCTGGACGCCGAGGAGGCGGCCGCGCTGAGCCTGGCCGCCAAGGTCTGGCAGCAGGCCAGGCTCTCCGGCGCGGCCAGCGGCGCGCTGCAGAAGCTGCGCGCGGCCGGCGTGCCGTTCACCGAGGACGGTGTCGAGGGCCGCACCGCGCTGGAGCCCTACATCCCGGCCCGCGAAGCCGCCTTCGAGCCGCTGCTGCTCGCCGCCCGCGACCGTCGCCCGGTCGCCTTCGACTACCGCAAGGCCGGTGCCGCCGCCACCGAGCCGCGCTCGGTGGAGCCCTGGGCGCTGGAGTGCTGGCGCGGCCACTGGTACCTGGCCGGCTGGGACCGCGACCGCGCCGCCGTGCGGGTCTTCAGGCTCAGCCGGATCACCGGCAAGGTCCGCTCCCGTTCGGCGGCCTTCACCGCGCCGGTGCCCGAGCACGTGGACGTGCGCGCCTACGTGGCCACCTTCGCCGGCGAGGGCGCCACCGCCTCGGCCACCGTGCGACTGCGCCGGGGCGCGGGCTTCCCGCTGCGTACCAAGGCGCTGGCGACCCGTCAGCTGGACGCCGACTGGGACGAGCTGGAGATCCCCTACGGCCACGGGCTGGGCGCCAACCTGGCCGAGTACGGGCCCGACCTGGTGGTGCTGGCGCCCGAGGAACTGCGGGCCGAGGTCATCGACCGGCTGCGCGCGGTGGCGGGGCTGGCGCCGGCCGCCGGCCAGAGCGGTCCCGCCGATTCCACTGTCGAAGCTGCCGAAGGAGCCTGA
- a CDS encoding (2Fe-2S)-binding protein, with translation MRPPRPRPRTPAALAAATPGPAHTFEFDGRVIPALPGQSIAAALWAQGILAWRTTRVGGRPRGAFCGIGACYDCLATVNGHPNQRTCLLPAEPGDSVTTQEGHGRAELAV, from the coding sequence ATGCGCCCTCCCCGCCCTCGCCCCCGCACTCCTGCCGCGCTGGCCGCGGCCACGCCGGGACCGGCCCACACCTTCGAGTTCGACGGGCGGGTGATCCCCGCGCTGCCCGGGCAGAGCATCGCCGCCGCACTCTGGGCGCAGGGCATCCTGGCCTGGCGCACCACCCGGGTCGGCGGCCGCCCGCGCGGGGCGTTCTGCGGGATCGGCGCCTGCTACGACTGCCTGGCCACCGTGAACGGCCACCCCAACCAGCGCACCTGCCTGCTCCCGGCGGAGCCCGGTGACAGCGTGACGACTCAGGAGGGGCACGGCCGTGCTGAGCTCGCCGTCTGA
- a CDS encoding proline racemase family protein: protein MRTRHVFHAVDSHTEGMPTRVITGGVGVIPGATMAERRVHFQQHLDHLRTLLMYEPRGHASMSGAILQPPTRPDADFGVLFIEVSGLLPMCGHGTIGVATVLVETGMVPVVEPVTTVRLDTPAGLVTAEVRVVDGAATAVTIRNVASYAVALDRKVEVPGWGTVSYDLAYGGNFYAILPLAEFGLPFERESKQEMLAAGLALMDAINASADRPVHPEDPSFHSVHHVNLLAPGATAEHTRHAMAIHPGWFDRSPCGTGTSARMAQLHARGELAIGQDFVNESFIGTRFTGRLVERSEVAGRPAVIPTVTGRAWLTGTAQYFLDPSDPFPGGFLL from the coding sequence ATGCGCACCCGCCACGTCTTCCACGCCGTCGACTCGCACACCGAGGGCATGCCCACCCGGGTGATCACCGGTGGGGTCGGCGTCATCCCCGGCGCCACCATGGCCGAGCGCCGCGTCCACTTCCAACAGCACCTGGACCACCTGCGCACCCTGCTGATGTACGAGCCGCGCGGCCACGCCTCGATGAGCGGCGCGATCCTGCAACCGCCGACCCGGCCGGACGCCGACTTCGGCGTGCTGTTCATCGAGGTCTCGGGGCTGCTGCCGATGTGCGGGCACGGCACCATCGGGGTGGCCACCGTGCTGGTGGAGACGGGCATGGTGCCGGTGGTCGAACCGGTCACCACGGTCCGTCTGGACACTCCCGCCGGGCTGGTCACCGCCGAGGTGCGGGTGGTGGACGGCGCTGCCACCGCCGTCACCATCCGCAACGTCGCCTCCTACGCGGTGGCGCTGGACCGCAAGGTCGAGGTGCCCGGCTGGGGCACCGTCAGCTACGACCTCGCCTACGGCGGCAACTTCTACGCCATCCTGCCGCTGGCCGAGTTCGGCCTGCCCTTCGAGCGCGAGAGCAAGCAGGAGATGCTCGCGGCGGGGCTGGCCCTGATGGATGCGATCAACGCCTCCGCCGATCGTCCGGTGCACCCCGAGGACCCCTCGTTCCACAGCGTCCACCACGTCAACCTGCTGGCTCCCGGCGCCACCGCCGAGCACACCCGGCACGCGATGGCGATCCACCCCGGCTGGTTCGACCGCTCGCCCTGCGGCACCGGCACCTCGGCCCGGATGGCCCAGCTGCACGCGCGTGGCGAGCTGGCGATCGGCCAGGACTTCGTCAACGAGTCCTTCATCGGCACCCGCTTCACCGGCCGACTGGTCGAGCGGAGCGAGGTGGCCGGGCGGCCCGCGGTGATCCCGACCGTCACCGGGCGGGCCTGGCTGACCGGCACCGCCCAGTACTTCCTCGACCCGAGTGACCCCTTCCCCGGAGGCTTCCTGCTGTGA
- a CDS encoding dihydrodipicolinate synthase family protein, translated as MVATALPLRPDHSVDYDAFAEHVQRLIAAGCDGVVPNGSLGEYQTLTAEERARVVTTAVEAAGDGARVMPGVAAYGSAESRRWTEQAAEAGAGSVLLLPPNAYRADAAAVRAHYAEVAKVGLPVVAYNNPYDTKVDLTPELLAELHGEGSIVAVKEFSGDVRRAYEIAELAPGLDLLIGADDVLLELALAGAVGWIAGYPNALPEASVALYRAAVAHDLATALPLYRALHPLLRWDSKTEFVQAIKLSMDIAGLPGGPTRPPRGPLPAQVAAAVRAATEKALAEGLS; from the coding sequence ATGGTCGCCACCGCGCTGCCGCTGCGCCCGGACCACAGCGTCGACTACGACGCCTTCGCCGAACACGTCCAGCGCCTGATCGCGGCCGGCTGCGACGGCGTGGTCCCCAACGGCTCGCTCGGCGAGTACCAGACGCTCACCGCCGAGGAGCGCGCCAGAGTGGTCACCACCGCCGTCGAGGCGGCGGGCGACGGCGCGCGGGTGATGCCGGGCGTGGCGGCGTACGGCAGCGCGGAGTCCCGCCGTTGGACAGAGCAGGCCGCCGAGGCCGGGGCCGGCTCGGTCCTGCTGCTGCCGCCCAACGCCTACCGCGCGGACGCGGCCGCCGTGCGCGCGCACTACGCCGAGGTGGCCAAGGTCGGCCTGCCGGTGGTCGCGTACAACAACCCGTACGACACCAAGGTCGACCTCACCCCCGAGCTGCTGGCCGAACTGCACGGCGAGGGCAGCATCGTGGCGGTCAAGGAGTTCAGCGGCGACGTCCGGCGGGCCTACGAGATCGCCGAGCTGGCGCCGGGCCTGGACCTGCTGATCGGCGCCGACGACGTGCTGCTCGAACTCGCGCTGGCCGGGGCGGTGGGCTGGATCGCCGGTTACCCGAACGCGTTGCCCGAGGCCTCGGTCGCGCTCTACCGGGCCGCCGTCGCCCACGACCTGGCCACCGCGCTGCCGCTCTACCGGGCGCTGCACCCACTGCTGCGCTGGGACTCCAAGACCGAGTTCGTGCAGGCGATCAAGCTCTCGATGGACATCGCAGGGCTGCCCGGCGGTCCCACCAGGCCACCGCGCGGACCGCTGCCCGCGCAGGTGGCCGCGGCCGTGCGGGCCGCCACCGAGAAGGCGCTCGCGGAGGGCCTGAGCTAG
- the tatC gene encoding twin-arginine translocase subunit TatC, translating to MSKSSKPPKTDDGRMSLGDHLRELRNRLVKSVLAIVVCTIVAAFFKNELMHFLMKPLPECGPDGKPLAGVKHCAKVAVIGVTQPFNLTLKVCLLAGLVATVPIWLYQAWAFISPGLHRHEKRYSLTFLALGTPLFLGGVACGYLLMPTTIEVLSSFTPIGAEQILPVEDYLNIATRMLLVFGLAFEFPLLLVMLNMGGVLSGKRMLGWWRPMVMAITVFAAVATPSADPVSMLALASPIWVLYFVAVGFSLLNDRRRLRRNPDADLSDEEASHVDLTVEGVEGAEAVAASAPAVASPAPAASVPAARGEQVDDDIT from the coding sequence TTGAGCAAGTCTTCCAAGCCGCCGAAGACCGACGATGGACGGATGTCCCTCGGCGATCACCTGCGTGAGCTGCGCAACCGGCTGGTCAAGTCGGTCCTGGCGATCGTGGTCTGCACGATCGTCGCGGCGTTCTTCAAGAACGAGCTGATGCACTTCCTGATGAAGCCGCTGCCGGAGTGCGGCCCCGACGGGAAGCCGCTGGCCGGCGTCAAGCACTGCGCCAAGGTGGCGGTGATCGGTGTCACCCAGCCCTTCAACCTCACCCTGAAGGTCTGCCTGCTGGCCGGTCTGGTGGCCACCGTCCCGATCTGGCTCTACCAGGCCTGGGCCTTCATCTCGCCGGGCCTGCACCGGCACGAGAAGCGCTACTCGCTGACCTTCCTGGCGCTGGGCACCCCGCTCTTCCTCGGTGGCGTCGCCTGCGGCTACCTGCTGATGCCGACCACCATCGAGGTGCTGAGCTCGTTCACCCCGATCGGCGCGGAGCAGATCCTGCCGGTCGAGGACTACCTCAACATCGCCACCCGGATGCTGCTGGTCTTCGGCCTGGCCTTCGAGTTCCCGCTGCTGCTGGTGATGCTCAACATGGGCGGGGTGCTCTCCGGCAAGCGGATGCTCGGCTGGTGGCGCCCCATGGTCATGGCCATCACGGTCTTCGCCGCCGTCGCCACGCCCAGCGCCGACCCGGTCAGCATGCTGGCGCTGGCCTCGCCGATCTGGGTGCTCTACTTCGTGGCGGTCGGCTTCTCGCTGCTCAACGACCGCCGTCGGCTGCGCCGCAACCCTGATGCCGACCTGTCCGACGAGGAGGCCTCGCACGTGGACCTGACGGTCGAGGGTGTCGAGGGCGCGGAGGCGGTCGCCGCCTCGGCCCCCGCCGTCGCCTCGCCGGCTCCGGCGGCCTCGGTCCCGGCCGCCCGCGGCGAGCAGGTGGACGACGACATCACCTGA
- a CDS encoding NAD(P)/FAD-dependent oxidoreductase, with product MLSSPSESRGAEGGTGYDLAVIGAGPAGLAAVVAAADRGLRCVLLDAGSGLGGQYYRHPDPALRAARPDRLHHHWSTFTALAARLAEHQKVGQVDVLVRHHVFLLEPEAATGHPWRLHTTATAKSGAATTVRLDARAVLLATGAYERQLPFPGWTLPGVVTAGGAQAMLKAGLVLPGRRVVVAGSGPLLLAVAASLTAAGATVPALLEAAGYLGYARRPGALAAVPGKLVEGVTHGAALTRHAVRPRTGHAVVAVHGTDRVRAVTVARLDRDWRPLPGTERRIACDALAVGHGLVPQLELATELGAATRTVPDGTLALRVDARQRTTVPGLWAAGETCGVGGAELALAEGELAASAIAGQAPPAALLARRRRLRAFAELMASVHRPGPGWTEWLSPDTEVCRCEEVPAARIAEAVQELGAGDARTVKLLTRAGMGWCQGRMCGPAVACLAGADGAAPDRRPFSCPVRLGDLAELPPS from the coding sequence GTGCTGAGCTCGCCGTCTGAATCCCGGGGTGCCGAGGGCGGCACCGGCTACGACCTCGCCGTCATCGGCGCCGGCCCCGCCGGACTGGCCGCCGTGGTGGCCGCCGCCGACCGGGGCCTGCGCTGCGTGCTGCTCGACGCGGGAAGCGGCCTCGGCGGCCAGTACTACCGCCACCCCGACCCCGCGCTGCGCGCCGCCCGTCCCGATCGGTTGCACCACCACTGGTCCACCTTCACGGCGCTGGCCGCCCGACTGGCGGAGCATCAGAAAGTCGGACAGGTCGACGTCCTGGTGCGGCACCACGTCTTTCTGCTGGAGCCCGAGGCGGCTACCGGGCACCCATGGCGCCTCCATACGACCGCCACCGCAAAATCCGGCGCCGCGACGACCGTTCGGCTCGACGCCCGCGCGGTGCTGCTCGCCACCGGTGCCTATGAGCGCCAGCTCCCCTTCCCCGGCTGGACCTTGCCGGGGGTGGTCACCGCCGGCGGGGCGCAGGCGATGCTCAAGGCGGGCCTGGTGCTGCCGGGTCGGCGGGTCGTGGTGGCCGGCAGCGGGCCGCTGCTGCTGGCGGTGGCCGCCTCGCTGACCGCAGCCGGGGCGACGGTGCCCGCACTGCTGGAGGCGGCCGGCTACCTCGGTTACGCCCGGCGTCCAGGGGCGCTCGCCGCGGTCCCGGGCAAGCTGGTCGAGGGCGTCACGCACGGTGCCGCGCTGACCCGTCATGCCGTGCGCCCGCGCACCGGCCACGCGGTGGTGGCGGTGCACGGCACGGACCGGGTGCGCGCCGTCACGGTGGCCCGGCTGGACCGCGACTGGCGTCCGCTGCCCGGCACCGAGCGGCGGATCGCCTGCGACGCGCTGGCCGTCGGCCATGGCCTGGTGCCGCAGTTGGAGCTGGCCACCGAGCTGGGCGCGGCCACCAGGACCGTGCCCGACGGCACCCTCGCGCTGCGGGTCGACGCCCGGCAGCGCACCACCGTGCCCGGGCTCTGGGCGGCGGGGGAGACCTGCGGGGTGGGCGGGGCGGAACTGGCGCTCGCCGAGGGCGAGCTGGCCGCGTCGGCGATCGCCGGTCAGGCGCCGCCCGCCGCGCTGCTGGCCCGGCGCCGACGGCTGCGCGCCTTCGCCGAGCTGATGGCGAGCGTGCACCGGCCGGGGCCCGGCTGGACCGAGTGGCTCTCCCCGGACACCGAGGTCTGCCGCTGCGAGGAGGTGCCGGCGGCGCGGATCGCCGAGGCGGTCCAGGAGTTGGGCGCCGGCGACGCACGCACCGTCAAGCTGCTCACCCGGGCCGGGATGGGCTGGTGCCAGGGCCGGATGTGCGGCCCGGCCGTCGCCTGCCTGGCCGGGGCCGATGGCGCTGCGCCCGACCGCCGTCCGTTCTCCTGTCCGGTGCGGCTCGGCGACCTGGCGGAGCTGCCACCGAGTTGA
- a CDS encoding proline racemase family protein yields the protein MSGRQRGLEIRTVDYHTAGEPFRIVTAGLPPIPGESVAERRAIALRPVAGGAGVGACLGADRGVLRGGVASVGRIPRPGPLETVRRLLTREPRGHAGMYGGFLVPPDDDEAQLGVLFFHQDGYSTACGHGTMALGAWAVDSGLVAAPDDGTARVWLDVPSGRVAALVHRSAGRTTAVTFRNVPTRVLARKLPVATSLGTLEVDVADSGACYASLAVPAVPAVAAGGPFVGVRPAALPALVALAGEIRGALLAEYDLYGVIFHQELPDTEAGPNQRSVTVFADGQIDRSPCGSGTSARLALLAADGLLGPGQELRHESVIGTVFTGRVLGEHPDGVLTEVTGQAHRTGEHCFVLDPTDALGTGFLL from the coding sequence ATGAGCGGCCGGCAGCGGGGGCTTGAGATCCGGACGGTGGACTACCACACCGCCGGAGAGCCGTTTCGGATCGTCACCGCCGGGCTGCCGCCGATCCCCGGGGAGAGCGTGGCCGAGCGCCGGGCCATCGCGCTGCGTCCGGTCGCCGGTGGCGCCGGCGTTGGTGCCTGCCTTGGCGCTGATCGTGGTGTTCTTCGTGGCGGTGTCGCCAGCGTGGGGCGGATCCCGCGCCCTGGACCACTGGAGACCGTGCGGCGGTTGCTGACCCGGGAACCGCGAGGGCACGCGGGGATGTACGGCGGATTCCTGGTCCCGCCGGACGACGACGAGGCGCAGCTGGGCGTGCTCTTCTTCCACCAGGACGGCTACTCCACTGCCTGCGGTCACGGCACCATGGCCCTCGGTGCCTGGGCCGTGGACAGCGGTCTGGTCGCCGCACCGGATGACGGCACCGCGCGGGTCTGGCTCGACGTTCCGTCCGGCCGGGTCGCGGCGCTCGTGCACCGCAGCGCCGGGCGCACCACGGCGGTGACCTTCCGCAACGTGCCGACCCGGGTGCTGGCCCGCAAGCTGCCGGTTGCCACCTCGTTGGGGACGCTGGAAGTCGACGTGGCCGACTCTGGGGCCTGCTACGCCTCGTTGGCTGTGCCGGCTGTGCCGGCCGTGGCGGCAGGCGGGCCTTTCGTGGGTGTCCGGCCTGCCGCGCTGCCGGCGCTGGTCGCGCTCGCGGGCGAGATCCGGGGCGCGCTGCTTGCCGAGTACGACCTCTACGGGGTGATCTTCCATCAGGAGCTGCCCGACACGGAGGCCGGTCCGAACCAACGCAGCGTCACCGTCTTCGCCGACGGACAGATCGACCGCTCGCCCTGCGGCTCCGGCACCTCCGCGCGCCTGGCCCTGCTCGCCGCGGACGGCCTGCTCGGTCCGGGGCAGGAGCTGCGCCACGAGTCGGTGATCGGCACCGTCTTCACCGGCCGGGTCCTCGGCGAGCACCCGGACGGCGTGCTGACCGAGGTCACCGGGCAGGCCCATCGCACCGGTGAGCACTGCTTCGTGCTGGATCCCACCGATGCGCTCGGGACCGGGTTCCTGCTGTGA